The proteins below come from a single Eucalyptus grandis isolate ANBG69807.140 chromosome 3, ASM1654582v1, whole genome shotgun sequence genomic window:
- the LOC104437500 gene encoding polyubiquitin, with translation MSMYIRVKRSKTTYFIQCEPTETILNVKEKLQNLTDQPATDQRLILVGTGEVLEDSKSLADQKVENDAVVALTLRKDDNEFEEVNIVRPNDYCQSVDGDGSKW, from the exons ATG AGTATGTACATTCGCGTTAAGCGGAGTAAGACGACTTACTTTATCCAGTGTGAACCAACTGAGACAATTCTTAATGTCAAGGAGAAACTGCAAAACCTCACAGACCAACCTGCTACTGATCAACGTTTGATCTTGGTAGGGACTGGGGAAGTGCTGGAGGATTCAAAATCACTAGCTGATCAAAAG GTTGAAAATGATGCCGTGGTTGCACTGACCTTGAGGAAag ATGACAATGAGTTCGAGGAAGTGAACATTGTTCGGCCAAACGATTATTGCCAATCTGTCGATGGAGATGGAAGCAAATGGTGA